In the Pectinatus sottacetonis genome, AATCTTACAAGACAAACTTTACCAATGGTAATATTGAGTTTTTAGGCACAAAGATAAAGCTGCCTAAGCTGGGTAAGGTAAAAATAAGAGATAAACAAATACCACAGGGCAGAATCTTAAATGCTGTAATATCGCAAACACCCGATGGTAAATACTTTGTATCTCTATGTTGTACAGAAATAGAAAAACCTGTTTTTAATCGTACTGACAACTATGTTGGTATCGATCTTGGCTTAAAAGAATTTGCAATTACCTCCGATGGCGATAAAGAACCCCATCACAAATACCTCGAGCAGTCATTAAATAAACTTGCAAAACTGCAAAGAAACTCATCCCGAAAAACAAAGGACAGCTCAAACAGGAACAAAGCAAGAATCAAAGTGGCAAGGCTGCAGGCACGTATTGCAAATCAGCGAAAAGATATGCTGCATAAACTATCTCATAGACTTATAGAAAATTACGATGTTATCTGCTTAGAGGATTTGCAAGTAAATAACATGCTGAAAAACCACAAACTAGCTCGCAGTATTATAGATGCCAGCTGGTCAGAATTTACGCGTCAGCTAAAATATAAAGCTCAGTGGTATGGCAAAGAAATAGTACAAATAGACAAATTCTATCCATCAAGCCAGCTGTGCCATAATTGTGGTTACCGGAACAAAGAAATAAAAGACCTTACTATAAGACAGTGGGAATGTCCTAACTGTAAAGCCCAGCATGACAGAGATATAAATGCCGCCATAAACATTCGCAATGAAGGACTAAGAATATTAAAGATAACAGCGTAATAACATATATAAGAACCGTAGGAACTACGGGGATAGCCTGTGGAGATAATGTAAGACGTGAATTTTGCGCAACTATCTGTGAAGCAGGAACCCTGCGACTTTAGTCGTGGGAGGTTCAGATAAGTGAGAATAATGGTAGTATTGACTGGCTGGCAGTTGCAGCAGCGGGAATAAAATTCGCTATTGTACGCTGCAGTATGGGACGATTTGAACAAGATGATTTATTTGTCTCTAATGTAGATAAGGCACATGCTGCTGGATTAAAAGTAGGGGCATATCATTATTCTTATGCGCTAGATGCGCAGCAGGCTTTGGAAGAAGTTCAAAATTGTTGTAAAACGATAAAAGACAGCGGGCTGTCGTTGGAGTTACCAGTATTTTATGATATGGAAGATGCTGATGGCTGGAAAGCCAGGCATAATTTTGTTTTTAATAAAAACCATATTACGGAAATGTGTCACGTGTTTGTGAAGAATATGGGGGTGGATTGCGGGGTATATGCATCTTATTATTGGCTGTGCAATTATATAGACTGGCAGTCTCTGCAGTGTCCCATATGGAATGCCCAGTGGGGAAATACAGATGATTTGCGGGGATATATGTGGCAGTATACAGATAAACTGAAAATAGGCAGAAATTTTTTTGATGGCGATTTTTTTTATAATTCTGTAACCTGAGCATATAGAAAAAATTTTGTTTCTATTGAATTTAGCAGAATGTAATGCAGATAACAAATAACATGATCTGTGAGGACTTTTTTATTCCTTAGATGAGTGATGAAAGCTAGTCTGGCAAATTTACTGTGAGAAACTGGTTTCCCGTTATAATTGTTATAGTTGGCTTTTAAAGTATTTTTTTATGTTTTTCTTATGGTACATAGATGATATAATGCTAATGATTGTATTTTATTAAGGATTAATTTCTTGAATATAGTCACTGGAAAATATTTGCAGCAGGTAATCGAGTGGGAGCAATGATATGAAAATTATGCGGTTTGAGCATGTAGGACTTATAAAAAAAGAACATGTTATTTTACGAGATATTTCACTGGCGATTGAACCAGGCTCTATTGTAGGGATAGCAGGACCGTCTGGGTCGGGTAAATCATCTTTACTGCGGTTGATGAATTTATTAGAAAGTCCGACAGAGGGGACTATTCTGTATAAAGATAAGAATATTATGGAATATGATCCGATGGAATTGCGCAGCCAGGTAGGCTATGTTTTACAAAAACCATATATTTTCGCAGGAACAGTAGAGGATAATTTAGTATATGCGTATAATTTGCGGAATTTGAAACCAGATAAGACCGAGATTCTGAAATTTATGGAAAAATTAAATTTGACACCAGATTTTTTAAATAAAAAGCGCAGTGAAATGTCAGGGGGAGAACAGCAAAGGATAGCTTTAATAAGGTCACTTTTAATAAAACCCCAGGTAGTATTGCTTGACGAAATAACAGCTGCTTTAGATGAAAATAATACTATGATATTAGAAAATTTTATAAAAAATTTAAATCAGACTTTAGGCATAACAGTCATATTTGTGACTCATAATCCAGGACAATTAAAACGGCTGTCACAAAAGGTTATTTATATAAAAAATGGGGAAGTAGAATTTTGTGATTCGGCTGATAAATATTTTTCCCGGGAGGAACAAATTAATGGATAATTGGGCATTGATACTGACATATATTTTACCAGCAATAGCATTGATAATTTCCTATCGGGAGAAATTAGATTTAGGAAGAGACATAATAATCGGCAGCATAAGGGCTGTGGTTCAATTGATTATTATTGGGCTGGCGCTTAAATTTATATTTGGCCTGGATAATGTTTTTGTTACAGGGTTGATATTGCTTATCATGGTTTATAATGCTACCGTAGTTGCTGCACAAAGAGGTGAGGGGATTGAACGGGTAAAAATGATTTCTTTTATCTCAATTTTGCTGGCATTGGTAATAACTCTGGGAATTTTGATTGCATTTGGGGCAATCTCGTATGTACCTAGCCAGGCTATTCCCATAAGCGGCATGGTTGTGGGAAATTCAATGGTGGCATTAGGGGTATTGTACAGAAATCTTTTAACAAATTTCACGGACAGGCGTGATGAGGTAGAAGTTAAATTATGTATGGGAGCTAAGCCGCGTGAAGCAGCCAGAAGTTTAATAAGAAACAGTATAAAAACGGCGATGGTTCCTACTATTGATTCGATGAAAACATTGGGAATAGTACAGCTGCCAGGCATGATGACAGGTCTTATTTTGGCAGGAGTTGCACCGGAAACAGCAATAAAGTATCAAATAATGGTGGCGTTTATGTTGACAGGTGCTGTTACAATATCTGGTTTTACTGCCAGCTATTGGGCTTATCGCAGTTTTTTTAATAGTAGAGCGCAGTTAAAAGATTTTTAAGATAGGGTAAAATAAAAGGGCTGTCCAGGTGATATAATCAAATAAATATCATCTGGACAGTCTTTTTATAAATTTATTTATTTAAAAAATAATCGTAGAAATATTAATGGCTAAATACCTTATCCCGTAAGGTTTCAACTTTAGCTGTTATATCAGCGGCACTTACAATATCGCTTACTACAGCAATTGTTTTAGCACCGGACTGAACAATTTCATCAATATTGTTTTCGTTTATACCACCAATTGCTACGAAAGGCAGCTGGGCATTTTTTACAGCATAATCGAGATATTTGAGGCCGACTGGTTGAGCATTTTTTTTCGTAGCAGTAGCATGAATAGGACCTATACCGACGTAATCAATATATTTTTTTAGTTCGTTGGCACGATCCAGCTGTTCAGGACTATGAGTAGATAACCCAATTATTTTTTCGTTACCAAGGATTTTTCTTACAATATGCGGAGGTAAATCTGTTTGACCTATGTGTACACCGTCGGCATCAACAGCCATTGCCAAATCAATAAAATCATCAATAATGAAAGTACCGCCGGATTGTTTTATCATATCACGCAAAATAAGACATTCTTCATAACGAGAAAGAGCATCCTTTTCTTTTTCACGGTATTGGATAAATTTTATGCCGCCGTCAAGCATATCACGGACTACCTCAATATTATCCCGTGCGTTTGATATATTTTCAGCAGTTATTCCATAAATGCCTGTATTGAAAAAAGAGTCCATACCTGCTCGTAAATTCATAAATATCCTCCTATGCGATTATATTTACAATAATTAAATGATATTTTGTATATCATTTAACAAATTCGTGCATAGGTGAAATATTCCTGCAAATATTTTTATTTATTATATGAGAGTCTGCCAATCTTTATAAACAGGTTGGTATCCTTCGTTGTAGAGCATTTGTGCCATTTGCCCGATTGAACGCTGGTCGGATATTTCGAATTGACCACCGTCATCGCCCTTGGTATGTCCGCCGACAGCAACCGTTACACCACCGGATATTTTAGTTATGCCTATTTTTACTAAATGATTACGCATGTCTGGTTTTTCCCGTGTTGATAAGGTTATTCCGGCACGTGGCATAAAGATTCTTAGCGCAGTTATATATTGAACAAGATCAATGTCATTAACTATTGATTTAGGAGCATAGCCGGCAGAGCAGGGCCTTATTCTGGGAGTAGATATGGCAATTTCGACTTCTTTATATTTATGTTGCAGATAATCAGCATGGACGCCAGTGAAAAAGGCTTCCTCCCGCCATTCATTAAGACCAAGCAATGCACCGACATTCACATTTCTCATCCCGGCTTTACAGGCTCGTTCAGGTGCGTCAAGCCGGTATTCATAATTTGCTTTGGGACCGCCTGGATGAAGTGTTTTGTAAATATCCTTATTATAACATTCCTGGAACATAGTCATTCCGTCGACACCCGCTTTTACAGCACGTATGTAATCTTCAAGGGAAAAGGAGTATACTTCAATGGAAACACTATCGAAATATTCACGCAAAACTTTAACAGCAGATAAAATATAATTAACAGGGCTGTATTTTTTTGATTCACCAGTGAGAACAAGAATGTTTTTTAAGCCTGTTTGTGATATGGCGGCGGCCTCTTTTTTTATTTCCTCCATATTTAGACAGCGACG is a window encoding:
- the tnpB gene encoding IS200/IS605 family element RNA-guided endonuclease TnpB encodes the protein MEKAFKFRIYPNKTQEILIQKTFGCVRYVYNYYLNMRIKAYKDDNTTLTYSKCSRNLTQLKKENIWLKEPDKCSLQNSLKDLDTAYQNFFKRKNVGFPKFKSKKNRHKSYKTNFTNGNIEFLGTKIKLPKLGKVKIRDKQIPQGRILNAVISQTPDGKYFVSLCCTEIEKPVFNRTDNYVGIDLGLKEFAITSDGDKEPHHKYLEQSLNKLAKLQRNSSRKTKDSSNRNKARIKVARLQARIANQRKDMLHKLSHRLIENYDVICLEDLQVNNMLKNHKLARSIIDASWSEFTRQLKYKAQWYGKEIVQIDKFYPSSQLCHNCGYRNKEIKDLTIRQWECPNCKAQHDRDINAAINIRNEGLRILKITA
- a CDS encoding GH25 family lysozyme, whose amino-acid sequence is MSENNGSIDWLAVAAAGIKFAIVRCSMGRFEQDDLFVSNVDKAHAAGLKVGAYHYSYALDAQQALEEVQNCCKTIKDSGLSLELPVFYDMEDADGWKARHNFVFNKNHITEMCHVFVKNMGVDCGVYASYYWLCNYIDWQSLQCPIWNAQWGNTDDLRGYMWQYTDKLKIGRNFFDGDFFYNSVT
- a CDS encoding ABC transporter ATP-binding protein → MKIMRFEHVGLIKKEHVILRDISLAIEPGSIVGIAGPSGSGKSSLLRLMNLLESPTEGTILYKDKNIMEYDPMELRSQVGYVLQKPYIFAGTVEDNLVYAYNLRNLKPDKTEILKFMEKLNLTPDFLNKKRSEMSGGEQQRIALIRSLLIKPQVVLLDEITAALDENNTMILENFIKNLNQTLGITVIFVTHNPGQLKRLSQKVIYIKNGEVEFCDSADKYFSREEQING
- a CDS encoding ABC transporter permease; translated protein: MDNWALILTYILPAIALIISYREKLDLGRDIIIGSIRAVVQLIIIGLALKFIFGLDNVFVTGLILLIMVYNATVVAAQRGEGIERVKMISFISILLALVITLGILIAFGAISYVPSQAIPISGMVVGNSMVALGVLYRNLLTNFTDRRDEVEVKLCMGAKPREAARSLIRNSIKTAMVPTIDSMKTLGIVQLPGMMTGLILAGVAPETAIKYQIMVAFMLTGAVTISGFTASYWAYRSFFNSRAQLKDF
- the thiE gene encoding thiamine phosphate synthase, with translation MNLRAGMDSFFNTGIYGITAENISNARDNIEVVRDMLDGGIKFIQYREKEKDALSRYEECLILRDMIKQSGGTFIIDDFIDLAMAVDADGVHIGQTDLPPHIVRKILGNEKIIGLSTHSPEQLDRANELKKYIDYVGIGPIHATATKKNAQPVGLKYLDYAVKNAQLPFVAIGGINENNIDEIVQSGAKTIAVVSDIVSAADITAKVETLRDKVFSH
- the thiH gene encoding 2-iminoacetate synthase ThiH, producing the protein MTTASFLEEKQKYTQLDFKSFFAGITSTDVLRVLNTPHLTRMDFLTLLAPAAQKHLEAMARRSREETIKNFGYTMQLFTPMYIADYCDNLCVYCGFNHNNNINRRCLNMEEIKKEAAAISQTGLKNILVLTGESKKYSPVNYILSAVKVLREYFDSVSIEVYSFSLEDYIRAVKAGVDGMTMFQECYNKDIYKTLHPGGPKANYEYRLDAPERACKAGMRNVNVGALLGLNEWREEAFFTGVHADYLQHKYKEVEIAISTPRIRPCSAGYAPKSIVNDIDLVQYITALRIFMPRAGITLSTREKPDMRNHLVKIGITKISGGVTVAVGGHTKGDDGGQFEISDQRSIGQMAQMLYNEGYQPVYKDWQTLI